A DNA window from Chelativorans sp. AA-79 contains the following coding sequences:
- the panC gene encoding pantoate--beta-alanine ligase, with product MSVPIVRTVRELRAAVAEWRREGSRVAVVPTMGALHEGHLSLVRAALGRTERVIVTLFVNPKQFNNAADLAAYPRTEHEDAAKLAPLGVQMLYAPDASEIYPEGFSTTVSVSGVSEGLCGAFRPGHFDGVATVVTKLFLQTGADFAFFGEKDFQQLHVVRRLARDLDIPIVIVACPTVREEDGLALSSRNVRLSPEERRAAPELARILFATAGRLTGGTPIGETLAQARRAILAAGFTEVEYLELRAEKDLASMEALDRPARLLAAAWLGATRLIDNVAVAPPRD from the coding sequence ATGAGTGTTCCGATCGTCCGCACCGTCAGGGAGCTGCGTGCTGCGGTGGCGGAGTGGCGACGGGAGGGTTCCCGCGTCGCCGTCGTCCCCACCATGGGCGCGCTGCACGAGGGGCATCTGAGCCTCGTGCGCGCGGCGCTTGGCCGGACGGAGCGGGTGATCGTCACGCTCTTCGTGAACCCGAAGCAGTTCAACAACGCCGCCGACCTCGCCGCCTATCCACGCACCGAACATGAGGACGCCGCCAAGCTTGCTCCGCTCGGCGTCCAGATGCTCTACGCGCCGGACGCGTCGGAAATCTATCCGGAGGGCTTCTCGACCACGGTCTCGGTGAGCGGCGTGAGCGAGGGCCTGTGCGGCGCATTCCGTCCCGGCCATTTCGACGGCGTGGCGACAGTGGTCACGAAGCTCTTCCTGCAGACCGGCGCCGACTTTGCCTTCTTCGGCGAGAAGGATTTCCAGCAGCTCCATGTGGTGCGCCGCCTCGCGCGCGATCTCGACATCCCGATCGTGATCGTCGCCTGCCCCACGGTGCGCGAGGAGGACGGGCTCGCCCTGTCTTCCCGCAATGTCCGCCTTTCGCCCGAAGAGCGCCGGGCAGCGCCTGAACTGGCAAGGATCCTCTTTGCGACCGCCGGGCGGCTGACCGGGGGCACCCCCATCGGGGAGACCCTCGCGCAGGCGCGGCGCGCGATACTCGCGGCGGGCTTTACCGAAGTGGAGTATCTCGAATTGCGGGCGGAAAAGGACCTTGCGTCAATGGAGGCGCTCGACCGCCCGGCGCGCCTGCTTGCCGCCGCCTGGCTGGGCG